A single window of Jiangella alkaliphila DNA harbors:
- a CDS encoding helix-turn-helix domain-containing protein, which yields MTTDDAPSLAPVGLGPFDEEVYRALLTCVDATPAALAERLGQPEGRVDSACGRLRSLGLVIRMSGRRRRYTAVDPEAALEALVRERAGELDHVRGSALALSSIFHAARRQAGDGSTIELLNGPEEQGRWFVRLQHQVRSEMMVLDRPPYVLAAVNPVEPVRLDSGVHWRAIYAPEALEIPGAMDEIDDLTRRGEQGRVLPGLPLKLAIADRRIALLPLSMELGHAQGLVIRESTLLDALVELFEVYWARATPLGSSSGGAADEAPDHDRELVRLLAAGLTDNAIARQLGLSTRTMRRRTRQLFDQLEAANRFQAGIQAARRGWL from the coding sequence ATGACGACGGATGACGCACCCTCGCTCGCGCCGGTGGGCCTCGGCCCGTTCGACGAGGAGGTCTACCGCGCACTGCTGACCTGCGTCGACGCAACACCAGCGGCGCTCGCGGAGCGGCTCGGCCAGCCCGAGGGCCGGGTCGACAGCGCGTGCGGGCGGCTGCGCTCGCTCGGCCTGGTGATCCGGATGTCCGGCCGGCGCCGCCGCTACACCGCCGTCGACCCCGAGGCGGCGCTCGAGGCGCTGGTCCGCGAGCGCGCCGGCGAGCTGGACCACGTGCGCGGCTCCGCCCTCGCGCTCTCCTCGATCTTCCACGCCGCCCGCCGCCAGGCCGGCGACGGCAGCACGATCGAGCTGCTCAACGGGCCAGAAGAGCAGGGCCGCTGGTTCGTCCGGCTGCAGCACCAGGTCCGCTCGGAGATGATGGTGCTGGACCGCCCGCCGTACGTCCTGGCCGCCGTCAACCCGGTCGAGCCGGTGCGCCTCGACAGCGGCGTGCACTGGCGGGCGATCTACGCGCCCGAGGCGCTGGAGATCCCCGGCGCGATGGACGAGATCGACGACCTCACCCGCCGCGGCGAGCAGGGCCGCGTCCTGCCCGGACTGCCGCTGAAGCTGGCCATCGCCGACCGCCGGATCGCGCTGCTGCCGTTGTCGATGGAGCTGGGGCACGCCCAGGGGCTGGTGATCCGCGAGTCCACCCTGCTCGACGCGCTGGTCGAGCTGTTCGAGGTGTACTGGGCGCGGGCGACGCCGCTCGGCTCGTCGTCCGGCGGCGCGGCCGACGAGGCGCCGGACCACGACCGCGAGCTGGTGCGGCTGCTCGCGGCCGGGCTGACGGACAACGCCATCGCGCGCCAGCTCGGCCTGTCGACGCGGACGATGCGGCGGCGGACGCGGCAGCTGTTCGACCAGCTGGAGGCGGCGAACCGGTTCCAGGCCGGCATCCAGGCGGCCCGCCGCGGCTGGCTATGA
- a CDS encoding IS1380 family transposase, with product MQLSHTRPVVSAAFDEPNLVSSAGLVPAMALAGEARLRELGDEHLSVPTDKGANAGLKLSGLVAGMTAGADSIDDMALLRHGAMGKVFAGIYAPSTLGSFLRAFTFGHVRQADAIASRFLINLTQRTALLGETADTATVMVDIDDTIVEVHGYQKQGAGFGYSGVRGLNAVLATVSSQTFAPVIAAQRLRNGSAGSPRGATRLATDALALIRRTHLAGRDVLVRADSAFYSHALVTAALKAGANVSITVRMDPAVKRAIAGIAETAWTTIKYTDAVYDETTRTWNSRAEVAEVPFTAFTSKNKTDQVPGRLVVRRIPDLNPRNSEGQDTLFDSWRFHAFFTTTDTTEMDTVAADQTHRAHAVIENVHADLKASALAHLPSGVFNANAAWLVCAVMAFNLTRAAATLTKTPTLTRATTATIRRKLITVPARIATSARRLTLHLPTNWPWQTAWSTLYNALFPRPATTHT from the coding sequence ATGCAACTCTCTCACACCCGACCGGTCGTCTCGGCGGCCTTCGATGAGCCCAACCTCGTGTCGTCGGCGGGCCTGGTCCCGGCGATGGCCCTGGCCGGCGAGGCACGGCTGCGCGAGCTGGGCGATGAGCACCTGAGCGTGCCGACGGACAAGGGCGCCAACGCCGGGCTGAAGCTGTCGGGCCTGGTCGCCGGCATGACCGCCGGCGCGGACAGCATCGACGACATGGCCCTGCTACGCCACGGCGCGATGGGGAAGGTCTTCGCCGGCATCTACGCCCCCTCCACACTTGGCTCGTTCCTGCGCGCCTTCACCTTCGGCCATGTCCGCCAAGCCGACGCGATCGCCTCTCGGTTTCTGATCAACCTGACCCAGCGCACGGCCCTGCTGGGCGAGACCGCAGACACCGCGACGGTGATGGTCGACATCGACGACACCATCGTGGAGGTACACGGCTATCAGAAGCAGGGCGCGGGGTTCGGGTACTCCGGGGTGCGGGGCCTGAACGCCGTGCTGGCCACCGTTTCCAGCCAGACCTTCGCGCCGGTGATCGCCGCCCAGCGCCTGCGCAACGGCTCGGCCGGGTCCCCACGCGGGGCGACGCGTCTGGCCACCGACGCCCTCGCCCTGATCCGCCGCACCCACCTGGCCGGCCGAGACGTGCTGGTCCGGGCGGACTCGGCGTTCTACTCCCACGCCCTGGTCACCGCAGCGTTGAAGGCCGGCGCGAACGTCTCGATCACCGTGCGGATGGACCCGGCGGTCAAACGCGCCATCGCCGGCATCGCCGAGACCGCCTGGACCACGATCAAATACACCGACGCCGTCTACGACGAGACCACCAGAACATGGAACTCTCGTGCCGAGGTCGCCGAGGTTCCCTTCACCGCGTTCACCTCCAAGAACAAGACCGACCAGGTCCCCGGCCGGCTCGTGGTCCGCCGTATCCCCGATCTCAACCCCCGCAACAGCGAAGGCCAGGACACGTTGTTCGATTCCTGGCGCTTCCACGCCTTCTTCACCACCACCGACACCACCGAGATGGACACCGTCGCCGCGGACCAGACCCACCGGGCCCACGCGGTCATCGAGAACGTCCACGCCGACCTCAAGGCCTCCGCGCTGGCCCACCTGCCCTCCGGGGTGTTCAACGCCAACGCGGCCTGGCTCGTCTGCGCGGTCATGGCGTTCAACCTCACCCGCGCCGCCGCGACCCTGACCAAGACCCCCACTCTGACCAGGGCGACCACCGCGACGATCCGCCGCAAACTCATCACCGTCCCCGCCCGGATCGCCACCTCCGCCCGGCGTCTGACCCTGCACCTGCCGACCAACTGGCCCTGGCAGACCGCGTGGTCCACGCTCTACAACGCCCTCTTCCCCCGGCCCGCCACGACACACACCTGA
- a CDS encoding IS5 family transposase, with protein MMSRAPYRSDLSDARWALIEPVMSGWRAARRGLGISEPVHDLREIVNAILYVNRTGIAWEYLPHDFPPFKTVYDYYAKWEKDGTTEKIHDLLRGTARAAAGRASEPSAAILDAQSVKTSSNVAESDQGIDAGKKIKGRKRHIATDTLGLLLVVLITAASVHDTAGGRDLVDRLADRHAGVSKAWVDRGYRASVAQRGVDRGIDVQVVQKDPGLKGFHPTLRWPVERTFGWLMLHRRLVRDYETLPERSRTMIHWAMIDNMSRRITGETIQTWRDEPANSGAPPQI; from the coding sequence GTGATGTCCAGGGCGCCGTACCGTAGCGATCTGTCCGATGCCCGGTGGGCGCTGATCGAGCCGGTCATGTCCGGGTGGCGTGCGGCCCGGCGCGGGCTGGGGATCAGTGAGCCCGTCCATGACCTGCGAGAGATCGTCAACGCGATCTTGTACGTGAACCGGACCGGCATCGCCTGGGAGTACTTGCCGCACGATTTCCCGCCGTTCAAGACCGTCTATGACTACTACGCCAAGTGGGAGAAGGACGGGACGACGGAGAAGATCCATGACCTGCTGCGCGGCACGGCGCGCGCAGCGGCCGGGCGGGCCAGTGAGCCCAGCGCGGCGATCCTGGACGCGCAGTCGGTGAAGACGTCGTCGAATGTGGCCGAGTCCGATCAGGGCATCGATGCGGGCAAGAAGATCAAGGGACGCAAGCGGCATATCGCCACCGACACGCTGGGGCTGCTGCTGGTGGTGTTGATCACCGCGGCCAGCGTGCACGACACCGCAGGTGGGCGTGACCTGGTTGATCGCCTCGCCGATCGCCACGCGGGCGTGTCCAAGGCTTGGGTGGACCGCGGCTACCGCGCCAGCGTCGCCCAGCGTGGTGTCGATCGCGGTATCGACGTTCAGGTCGTCCAGAAAGACCCCGGGCTGAAGGGCTTCCACCCGACTCTGCGCTGGCCCGTGGAGCGCACCTTCGGCTGGCTGATGCTGCATCGTCGATTAGTCCGAGATTACGAGACGCTCCCAGAACGTTCCCGCACCATGATCCACTGGGCGATGATCGACAACATGAGCCGCCGGATCACCGGCGAAACCATCCAAACCTGGCGCGACGAACCAGCCAACTCAGGCGCACCCCCACAGATCTAG
- a CDS encoding S8 family serine peptidase, with amino-acid sequence MMIARRLRAGSGAALVTSLAVALAAAGLTPFAAGAAAETDLSAEQDTRVIVVMAGPDGEPAAPAELAAQQASPQAETAAARAQDTMLAAAGARGIDAEVEHEFTGLLHAVALTVPAGDVDALRTLPGVAEVVPDERFRASTDVSVPLIGAPEVWEQDAPGGGPADGTGTIVAVVDTGVDYTNASLGGGFGEGHKVVAGHDFVNGDADPIDDNGHGTHVAGIIAGIGAGRPEVTGVAPGAQITAYKVLDEGGAGYESDIIAGLEAAVDPANPYRADVVNLSLGGPGDGTDPLGLAATAVTEAGVVVIAAAGNAGPGEQTMGSPALADGVLSVGASASGLVLPSARVTSPRDEALDAFRAPFSAPAPTTPVSGELVDVGEGTEEDYDRVGDVTGKVVAYRQSLPRSLADVAPYLIEQARLAEDRGALAMLAYTDGGSGPVLFSDPAVSENAGESGVVDVPLTPQDVVSGDSFRMERIVVMGLLEMQWEPLRRDLANGPVQIEISGEDVTDQIASFSSRGPAPDFDLEPDVVAPGVEIRSTWALENWAIGVYRISGTSMAAPHVAGAAALLRQLRPDEPVADVNGRLTGSAVAVEGTGPTTSGAGRVDVAAAAASPLVAAPTSVSLGLADMSGTTIGGTGTTTLRNPGDTDVAVTVAAEAAPGSAGTVTVTPAQGTIPAGGELEVTVTVAADRPEQDADLAGWIVATTSDGATVRVPYLLAARHLVVQTSPDPSDGASEAFIWSPAPLSAPPTVTVTPPRGRPVTVTAEHEYDSWYRADLTGSRVGVYGLAVAADTTLGAQLIGSGTFEVAAPVGNSNNPAAWQPIGPNTSGGPITTTGADPDTAVVTQYAKAGPWTTDDGGETWRQHNRLPVPAGSGNDNVVVAADDPDTMWYAVNSATGLDFGIVLDNTYLGRILRTHDGGETWQQLDVPDAHTIALLSDPQTQVLVAVRPDALLVSRDGGDSWNSFPNQAGAQLTGAAVSGDDLYLSGYDAIWAVRGIMTGEPTGTDVVYEVTDGYVEGLAATPDGETVAALVDDVVIGSHDAGGSWAELYAVPNGGALDIVVNGDVMMVTTYRTVQHVSRDGGATWSQLPQPVAGAVEDDAVPWAGGLLWSSPGAGLFQAESDGSDPRRIGVQGGTVYDLAIADDASGAPQLLAGTDTDVYATALPTRPKLPDGGAEWGLSGYEAYIGTRIGQLAVDPQDPQTVWKIRKDALSQFWVYRSTDGGQEWELRGRTYEVPLDLVVGPADSGRVAVAFWSVVGAGLYVTDDAGTVWRKHFHDQLFTSVATDPAHPDRLWLASADGLYRSDDFGLTTEKVIDGEVVTVAVDGDRVIAAGSTIRVSDDSGATWHDADTGGLPMVVGDLIVSPSDPDTWYAATSSFTANGLVKGGRGVLRSTDGGRTWVNVSSGLQNLSVVSLEISPDGRWLYAGTQLGGVHRVRTR; translated from the coding sequence ATGATGATTGCTCGACGACTCCGCGCCGGATCCGGCGCCGCACTGGTCACCTCACTGGCCGTCGCCCTCGCCGCCGCGGGCCTCACCCCGTTCGCCGCAGGCGCGGCCGCCGAGACCGACCTGTCGGCGGAGCAGGACACCCGCGTCATCGTCGTCATGGCCGGCCCGGACGGCGAGCCGGCCGCGCCCGCCGAGCTCGCCGCCCAGCAGGCCAGCCCGCAGGCGGAGACCGCAGCCGCCCGTGCGCAGGACACCATGCTCGCCGCCGCCGGCGCCCGCGGCATCGACGCCGAGGTCGAGCACGAGTTCACCGGCCTGCTGCACGCCGTCGCGCTCACCGTCCCCGCGGGCGACGTCGACGCGCTGCGGACACTGCCCGGCGTGGCCGAGGTCGTCCCGGACGAGCGGTTCCGCGCCTCCACCGACGTCAGCGTGCCGCTGATCGGCGCGCCGGAGGTCTGGGAGCAGGACGCCCCGGGCGGCGGCCCCGCCGACGGCACCGGCACGATCGTCGCGGTCGTCGACACCGGCGTCGACTACACGAACGCGTCGCTGGGCGGCGGGTTCGGCGAGGGCCACAAGGTCGTTGCCGGGCACGACTTCGTCAACGGCGACGCCGACCCGATCGACGACAACGGTCACGGCACCCACGTCGCCGGCATCATCGCGGGGATCGGCGCCGGCCGGCCCGAGGTCACCGGCGTCGCGCCGGGCGCGCAGATCACCGCGTACAAGGTGCTCGACGAGGGCGGCGCCGGCTACGAGTCCGACATCATCGCCGGCCTGGAAGCCGCGGTCGACCCCGCGAACCCGTACCGCGCCGACGTCGTCAACCTCAGCCTCGGCGGCCCCGGCGACGGCACCGACCCGCTCGGCCTGGCCGCCACGGCCGTCACCGAGGCCGGCGTCGTCGTCATCGCGGCGGCCGGCAACGCGGGCCCCGGCGAGCAGACCATGGGCAGCCCGGCACTGGCCGACGGCGTCCTGTCGGTCGGCGCGTCCGCCAGCGGCCTCGTCCTCCCGTCGGCACGCGTGACGTCGCCGCGCGACGAGGCGCTGGACGCCTTCCGCGCCCCGTTCTCCGCGCCCGCCCCGACGACGCCGGTCAGCGGCGAGTTGGTCGACGTCGGCGAGGGCACCGAGGAGGACTACGACCGCGTCGGCGACGTCACCGGCAAGGTCGTCGCCTACCGGCAGAGCCTGCCACGCAGCCTCGCCGACGTCGCGCCGTACCTGATCGAGCAGGCCCGGCTGGCCGAGGACCGCGGCGCGCTGGCGATGCTCGCCTACACCGACGGCGGCTCCGGCCCGGTGCTGTTCTCCGATCCCGCAGTGTCGGAGAACGCGGGCGAGTCCGGTGTCGTCGACGTCCCGCTGACCCCCCAGGACGTCGTCTCCGGCGACAGCTTCCGGATGGAGCGGATCGTCGTCATGGGGCTGCTGGAGATGCAGTGGGAGCCGCTGCGCCGCGACCTCGCGAACGGCCCCGTCCAGATCGAGATCTCCGGCGAGGACGTCACCGACCAGATCGCGTCGTTCAGCTCGCGCGGCCCGGCGCCCGACTTCGACCTCGAGCCGGACGTCGTCGCGCCCGGCGTGGAGATCCGCTCGACGTGGGCGCTGGAGAACTGGGCGATCGGCGTCTACCGCATCTCCGGCACCAGCATGGCCGCGCCGCACGTGGCCGGCGCGGCGGCGCTGCTGCGCCAGCTGCGGCCGGACGAGCCTGTAGCCGACGTCAACGGGCGACTGACCGGCTCGGCGGTCGCCGTCGAGGGCACCGGCCCGACGACGTCAGGCGCCGGCCGGGTGGACGTCGCGGCCGCCGCGGCGAGCCCGCTGGTCGCGGCGCCGACGTCGGTGTCGCTCGGGCTGGCCGATATGTCCGGGACGACGATCGGCGGCACCGGTACGACGACGCTGCGCAACCCCGGCGACACCGACGTCGCCGTCACCGTCGCGGCAGAAGCGGCGCCCGGCAGTGCGGGCACCGTCACGGTCACCCCGGCCCAGGGCACCATCCCGGCCGGCGGCGAGCTGGAGGTGACGGTCACCGTCGCCGCGGACCGGCCCGAGCAGGACGCCGACCTCGCCGGCTGGATCGTCGCCACCACGAGTGACGGCGCCACCGTGCGCGTCCCGTACCTGCTGGCCGCCCGGCACCTCGTCGTGCAGACCTCGCCCGACCCCAGCGACGGCGCCTCGGAGGCGTTCATCTGGTCCCCGGCGCCGCTGTCCGCGCCGCCGACCGTGACGGTGACGCCGCCGCGGGGCCGCCCGGTCACCGTCACCGCGGAGCACGAGTACGACAGCTGGTACCGAGCCGACCTCACCGGATCGCGGGTCGGGGTGTACGGCCTCGCCGTCGCCGCTGACACCACGCTGGGCGCCCAGTTGATCGGCAGCGGGACGTTCGAGGTCGCCGCGCCGGTGGGCAACTCGAACAACCCGGCCGCCTGGCAGCCGATCGGCCCGAACACGTCCGGCGGCCCGATCACCACGACCGGCGCCGACCCGGACACAGCCGTGGTCACCCAGTACGCCAAAGCCGGCCCTTGGACCACCGACGACGGCGGGGAGACGTGGCGGCAGCACAACCGGCTGCCGGTGCCGGCCGGCAGCGGCAACGACAACGTCGTCGTGGCCGCCGACGACCCGGACACCATGTGGTACGCCGTCAACTCCGCCACCGGGCTGGACTTCGGCATCGTCCTCGACAACACCTACCTCGGCCGCATCCTGCGCACGCACGACGGCGGCGAGACGTGGCAGCAGCTGGACGTGCCCGACGCGCACACGATCGCGCTGCTCAGCGACCCGCAGACGCAGGTGCTGGTGGCGGTGCGGCCGGACGCGCTGCTGGTCAGCCGCGACGGCGGCGACAGCTGGAACAGCTTCCCGAACCAGGCCGGCGCGCAGCTGACCGGCGCGGCCGTCAGTGGCGACGACCTGTACCTGTCCGGCTACGACGCGATCTGGGCCGTCCGCGGCATCATGACCGGGGAGCCGACCGGCACCGACGTCGTGTACGAGGTGACGGACGGCTACGTCGAGGGCCTGGCCGCCACGCCTGACGGTGAGACCGTCGCGGCGCTGGTCGACGACGTCGTCATCGGCTCGCACGACGCGGGCGGCAGCTGGGCCGAGCTGTACGCCGTCCCGAACGGCGGCGCGCTCGACATCGTCGTCAACGGCGACGTCATGATGGTGACGACGTACCGCACCGTCCAGCACGTCAGTCGTGACGGCGGCGCCACCTGGTCGCAGCTGCCGCAGCCGGTGGCCGGCGCCGTCGAGGACGACGCCGTGCCGTGGGCCGGCGGCCTGCTGTGGTCGTCGCCGGGCGCCGGGCTGTTCCAGGCCGAGTCCGACGGCTCCGACCCGCGGCGCATCGGCGTCCAGGGCGGCACCGTCTACGACCTGGCGATCGCCGACGACGCGAGCGGCGCGCCGCAGCTGCTGGCCGGCACCGACACCGACGTCTACGCGACCGCGCTGCCGACCCGACCGAAGCTGCCCGACGGCGGTGCCGAGTGGGGCCTGTCGGGATACGAGGCCTACATCGGCACCCGCATCGGCCAGCTCGCCGTCGACCCGCAGGACCCGCAGACGGTGTGGAAGATCCGCAAGGACGCGCTGTCGCAGTTCTGGGTGTACCGCAGCACCGACGGCGGCCAGGAGTGGGAGCTGCGCGGCCGCACCTACGAGGTCCCGCTGGACCTGGTCGTCGGGCCGGCGGACTCCGGCCGGGTGGCCGTCGCGTTCTGGAGCGTCGTCGGCGCCGGCCTCTACGTCACCGACGACGCCGGGACGGTCTGGCGCAAGCACTTTCACGACCAGCTGTTCACGTCCGTCGCCACCGACCCGGCGCACCCGGACCGGCTCTGGCTGGCCAGCGCCGACGGCCTCTACCGCAGTGATGACTTCGGCCTCACCACGGAGAAGGTCATCGACGGCGAGGTCGTCACGGTGGCGGTCGACGGCGACCGGGTCATCGCCGCGGGCAGCACGATCCGCGTCAGCGACGACTCCGGCGCGACCTGGCACGACGCGGACACCGGCGGGCTGCCGATGGTCGTCGGCGACCTGATCGTGTCGCCGTCCGACCCCGACACCTGGTACGCCGCGACCAGCTCGTTCACCGCGAACGGCCTGGTCAAGGGCGGCCGCGGGGTGCTGCGCAGCACCGACGGCGGGCGCACCTGGGTGAACGTGTCCAGCGGCCTGCAGAACCTGTCCGTGGTGTCGCTGGAGATCAGCCCGGACGGGCGCTGGCTCTACGCCGGCACCCAGTTGGGCGGCGTGCACCGCGTCCGGACGCGATAG
- a CDS encoding alpha-ketoglutarate-dependent dioxygenase AlkB, which translates to MSVAFQASLLDDVSGATLGPLGGAVERTVLTQGAWVDVRRGWVSGSDQLFTGLVESVPWRAERRTMYERVVDVPRLIRFYGDGEPLPDPLLVEAREALTRHYAAELGEPFTTAGMCFYRDGRDSVAWHGDTIGRSRTEDTMVAIVSLGAPRSLLLRQRGGGSATLRFAVGHGDLLVMGGSCQRTWEHAVPKTAKPVGPRISVQFRPTGVR; encoded by the coding sequence ATGAGCGTTGCCTTCCAAGCCTCCCTGCTCGACGACGTCAGCGGCGCCACGCTCGGGCCGCTCGGCGGCGCCGTCGAGCGCACTGTGCTCACCCAGGGCGCCTGGGTCGACGTCCGGCGGGGGTGGGTGAGCGGGTCCGACCAGCTGTTCACCGGCCTGGTCGAATCGGTGCCGTGGCGGGCCGAGCGGCGCACCATGTACGAGCGCGTGGTCGACGTGCCGCGGCTGATCCGCTTCTACGGCGACGGCGAGCCGCTGCCCGACCCCCTGCTCGTCGAGGCGCGCGAGGCGCTGACCCGCCACTACGCCGCCGAGCTGGGCGAGCCGTTCACCACCGCCGGCATGTGCTTCTACCGCGACGGCCGCGACAGCGTCGCCTGGCACGGCGACACCATCGGGCGCAGCCGCACCGAGGACACCATGGTCGCCATCGTCTCGCTGGGCGCGCCGCGCTCGCTGCTGCTGCGCCAGCGGGGTGGGGGCAGCGCGACGCTGCGGTTCGCCGTGGGCCACGGTGACCTGCTGGTCATGGGCGGGTCGTGTCAGCGCACCTGGGAGCACGCGGTCCCGAAGACGGCGAAGCCCGTGGGGCCGCGCATCAGCGTCCAGTTCCGGCCCACCGGCGTGCGTTAG
- a CDS encoding tetratricopeptide repeat protein, protein MALVGHADGLAEEGREDEARALFERAIASGVPEAVSEAKALLGAMLVSSGDVDGGRALVGEAVAAASPPGNGRALTVLGRVLQHLGDDAGAEAAWRAAATSGHPDRAPEAGLLLAELLLARADVDAAREAFQQVIDSGHLLYAPQAAHDLGLELLYTARDPQGAYAAWKSAVDSGHPEYGPLAGVHLGKLLHDGGDTESARRVWQWVVDSRHPVVGPEAAQNLRLTAPPKKGWFRRG, encoded by the coding sequence ATGGCGCTGGTCGGCCACGCCGACGGGCTGGCCGAGGAGGGCCGCGAGGACGAGGCACGAGCGCTGTTCGAGCGGGCCATCGCCTCCGGCGTGCCCGAGGCGGTGTCCGAGGCGAAGGCGCTGCTCGGCGCCATGCTGGTGTCATCGGGCGACGTCGACGGCGGGCGGGCCCTGGTCGGCGAGGCGGTCGCGGCGGCGTCGCCGCCAGGCAACGGGCGGGCGCTGACGGTGCTCGGACGCGTCCTGCAGCACCTCGGCGACGACGCGGGCGCGGAGGCCGCGTGGCGGGCGGCCGCGACGTCGGGGCACCCGGACCGGGCGCCGGAGGCCGGCCTGCTGCTGGCCGAGCTGCTGCTCGCCCGGGCCGACGTCGACGCCGCGCGCGAGGCGTTCCAGCAGGTCATCGACTCCGGGCACCTGCTGTACGCGCCGCAAGCGGCGCACGACCTCGGGCTCGAGCTGCTCTACACCGCGCGCGACCCGCAGGGCGCCTACGCCGCCTGGAAGTCCGCCGTCGACTCCGGGCACCCCGAGTACGGCCCGCTGGCCGGCGTCCACCTGGGCAAGCTGCTGCACGACGGAGGCGACACCGAGAGCGCCCGCCGGGTCTGGCAGTGGGTCGTCGACTCGCGGCACCCGGTGGTCGGCCCCGAGGCGGCGCAGAACCTGCGGCTCACCGCGCCGCCCAAGAAGGGCTGGTTCCGCCGGGGGTAG
- a CDS encoding IS1380 family transposase, with the protein MQLSHTRPVVSAAFDEPNLVSSAGLVPAMALAGEARLRELGDEHLSVPTDKGANAGLKLSGLVAGMTAGADSIDDMALLRHGAMGKVFAGIYAPSTLGSFLRAFTFGHVRQADAIASRFLINLTQRTALLGETADTATVMVDIDDTIVEVHGYQKQGAGFGYSGVRGLNAVLATVSSQTFAPVIAAQRLRNGSAGSPRGATRLATDALALIRRTHLAGRDVLVRADSAFYSHALVTAALKAGANVSITVRMDPAVKRAIAGIAETAWTTIKYTDAVYDETTRTWNSRAEVAEVPFTAFTSKNKTDQIPGRLVVRRIPDLNPRNSEGQDTLFDSWRFHAFFTTTDTTEMDTVAADQTHRAHAVIENVHADLKASALAHLPSGVFNANAAWLVCAVMAFNLTRAAATLTKTPTLTRATTATIRRKLITVPARIATSARRLTLHLPTNWPWQTAWSTLYNALFPRPATTHT; encoded by the coding sequence ATGCAACTCTCTCACACCCGACCGGTCGTCTCGGCGGCCTTCGATGAGCCCAACCTCGTGTCGTCGGCGGGCCTGGTCCCGGCGATGGCCCTGGCCGGCGAGGCACGGCTGCGCGAGCTGGGCGATGAGCACCTGAGCGTGCCGACGGACAAGGGCGCCAACGCCGGGCTGAAGCTGTCGGGCCTGGTCGCCGGCATGACCGCCGGCGCGGACAGCATCGACGACATGGCCCTGCTACGCCACGGCGCGATGGGGAAGGTCTTCGCCGGCATCTACGCCCCCTCCACACTTGGCTCGTTCCTGCGCGCCTTCACCTTCGGCCATGTCCGCCAAGCCGACGCGATCGCCTCTCGGTTTCTGATCAACCTGACCCAGCGCACGGCCCTGCTGGGCGAGACCGCAGACACCGCGACGGTGATGGTCGACATCGACGACACCATCGTGGAGGTACACGGCTATCAGAAGCAGGGCGCGGGGTTCGGGTACTCCGGGGTGCGGGGCCTGAACGCCGTGCTGGCCACCGTTTCCAGCCAGACCTTCGCGCCGGTGATCGCCGCCCAGCGCCTGCGCAACGGCTCGGCCGGGTCCCCACGCGGGGCGACGCGTCTGGCCACCGACGCCCTCGCCCTGATCCGCCGCACCCACCTGGCCGGCCGAGACGTGCTGGTCCGGGCGGACTCGGCGTTCTACTCCCACGCCCTGGTCACCGCAGCGTTGAAGGCCGGCGCGAACGTCTCGATCACCGTGCGGATGGACCCGGCGGTCAAACGCGCCATCGCCGGCATCGCCGAGACCGCCTGGACCACGATCAAATACACCGACGCCGTCTACGACGAGACCACCAGAACATGGAACTCTCGTGCCGAGGTCGCCGAGGTTCCCTTCACCGCGTTCACCTCCAAGAACAAGACCGACCAGATCCCCGGCCGGCTCGTGGTCCGCCGTATCCCCGATCTCAACCCCCGCAACAGCGAAGGCCAGGACACGTTGTTCGATTCCTGGCGCTTCCACGCCTTCTTCACCACCACCGACACCACCGAGATGGACACCGTCGCCGCGGACCAGACCCACCGGGCCCACGCGGTCATCGAGAACGTCCACGCCGACCTCAAGGCCTCCGCGCTGGCCCACCTGCCCTCCGGGGTGTTCAACGCCAACGCGGCCTGGCTCGTCTGCGCGGTCATGGCGTTCAACCTCACCCGCGCCGCCGCGACCCTGACCAAGACCCCCACTCTGACCAGGGCGACCACCGCGACGATCCGCCGCAAACTCATCACCGTCCCCGCCCGGATCGCCACCTCCGCCCGGCGTCTGACCCTGCACCTGCCGACCAACTGGCCCTGGCAGACCGCGTGGTCCACGCTCTACAACGCCCTCTTCCCCCGGCCCGCCACGACACACACCTGA